ATTTTTTATTGCGAGAAATGATTATCTTTTAAAGCTAATATAGGAGTCAATACAATTAAATGAACACTGTGTCCCAATCAATTAAGAAAAAAAAGTCTTTGCCTTCCCAAACGCCTCAACTCAAAAAGCCTTATATCTTAGTTTGCAACGACGACGGCATTGATGCCGAAGGAATTGAAGCACTTGCAAATGCTATGAAAAAAATTGGGGATGTTATTATTGTTGCTCCGTCATCTCCTCAAAGCGGAATGAGTCATGCAATGACCCTTGGAAAGCCCCATCGAATTACCCCTTGGCAGAAACAAAAAAAGCTATTTGGTTATTCCGTGGCTGGAACGCCAGTAGATTGCGTAAAAGTTGCGCTTACGAAAATTGTTCAACGCAAACCCGATTTAATGGTCAGCGGAATAAATTATGGCAGTAATACAGCAATTAACATACTGTATTCTGGAACTGTTGGTGCGGCCATTGAAGCATCAATTTTTGGTGTCCCTTCTATTGCTTTTTCACTAACGACCTACCAAAACGCAAATTTTTCTTATGCTGCAAAATTCGCACAATCTCTTGCAAAAAAAGTACTCCGTGAAGGATTGCCTAACGAAACTATTCTAACGGTAAATATTCCAAACCTTCCTGAAAATGAAATTAAAGGGGTGGTTGTTACTCGTCAAGGGAAATCAAAATGGAAAGAAGAATTGTTAGAACGACAAGATGCTTATGGGCTTCCTTATTACTGGTTGAAAGGAACGATGAACCTCTATGATGACTCAATTGAAGATGATGAGTTTGCCATTCGAATGGGTTATGTTTCAGTAACCCCGATTAACTATGACTTAACACACGATAAATTTATGGAAACTGTAAAAGCTTGGAAACTCAAGAAATAAACTCAAGAAATCCCGCAATCCCACTTGACACGGATTATCTCAGCAATTACACCTCTCGTATCTTTGTTGACCTTCATTCTATGGACTTGTCTCGCCGTAGAAAAGCAACCCAATTCTTTTCAGGCGATTCTTTCTCAGAAATCGATCAAAGAAAAAAAATTGAAACCTTAAAAAACATATCGTTTCAACGAGAAAAGATTTATGCAATTCTGACCCGCCAAAATCAGTTGTATCAAGCCTCTAAAGCGACAATCTCTAACATTGAAAAAGTGAAAAGCCCCAACACCTTCTTTATCGTAACTGGTCAACAGGTCGGTTTGTTTTCAGGGAGTCTTTACACGATTTACAAAACAATAACCACAATTGCCTTATCGAAATTTCTAACGAAGAAATGGCGGTCGAATTATCCCGAAATTTCATTCATCCCACTTTTTTGGCTTGAAGGCGAGGATCATGATTATGAAGAGATTTCAAAAGTAACCACTTTTCATCAAGGAAAACCTGAAACCTTTCAATTTCAATCCTCTAATTTTCAAAAGCGCAAAATGACAGGCCGTACCGTCTTAGGTAAGGATATTGAACTATTCATTGATACATTTATTGCCCTTCTGCAACCATCAGACTATAAATCGAAAATCGAATCGTTATTGAAGGAAACATACACACCGGAAAAAACTTTCACCGAAGCGTTTGCAACGCTTATGATGAAGTTATTTTCCGAAGACGGATTAGTTTTTCTCAATAGCGATGATCAAGAATTCAAACGCCTTTGCGCTCCTGTTTTCTCGCGTGAAATAATGAATGATACTGAGAGTAGCCAA
This DNA window, taken from Chloroherpetonaceae bacterium, encodes the following:
- the surE gene encoding 5'/3'-nucleotidase SurE — encoded protein: MNTVSQSIKKKKSLPSQTPQLKKPYILVCNDDGIDAEGIEALANAMKKIGDVIIVAPSSPQSGMSHAMTLGKPHRITPWQKQKKLFGYSVAGTPVDCVKVALTKIVQRKPDLMVSGINYGSNTAINILYSGTVGAAIEASIFGVPSIAFSLTTYQNANFSYAAKFAQSLAKKVLREGLPNETILTVNIPNLPENEIKGVVVTRQGKSKWKEELLERQDAYGLPYYWLKGTMNLYDDSIEDDEFAIRMGYVSVTPINYDLTHDKFMETVKAWKLKK